The following proteins are co-located in the Synchiropus splendidus isolate RoL2022-P1 chromosome 14, RoL_Sspl_1.0, whole genome shotgun sequence genome:
- the ckap5 gene encoding cytoskeleton-associated protein 5 isoform X4 has product MGDDSEWMKLPIDQKCEHKVWKARLNGYEEALKLFQRIEDEKSPEWGKYLGLVKKFVTESNAVAQLKGLEAALAFVENAHVAGKTTGDVVSGVVTKVFNQPKARAKELGMDICLMYVEIEKAEVVQDELLKGLDNKNPKIVVACLETLRKALSEFGSKIVTLKPVVKVLSKQFESREKAVRDEAKLLAIEIYKWIRDALRAPLQNINSVQLKELEEEWVKLPSAPPKQSRFLRSQQDLKAKFQQQQQAQGADQCDGDDDEEEVAAAVDPYELLEPVEILSKLPKDFYEKIEAKKWQERKEALEAVETLTKNPKLENGEYGDLVRALKKVVGKDTNVMLVTLAAKCLAALASGLRKKFGSHAVQVVPTILEKFKEKKPQVVQALQEAIDAMFHTTTLQNLSEDVLAVMDNKNPSIKQQASLFLARSFRHCTQATLPKSVLKPLCAALIKQVNDSAPEVRDAAFEALGTAMKVVGEKAVNPFLSDLDKLKLDRIKESAEKVELPGGKKAAGGGDKKPAVKAAPPAEAPPKSSAPAKKAATAAPAKTAGPPKKGKAAPAANAKNKKSSPDNKEMVEQELTVEASEELAAGVLPANCLQMLESSLWKERLASMEDFKRAVETTEKSAMPCQALVRMLAKKPGWKETNFQVMQMKLHVVALIAQRGNFSKTSASVVLDGLVDKVGDIKCGGNAKEALTAIGEACSLPWTAEQVVSLAFAQKNPKNQAESLNWLANAMKEFGFAGINVKAFINNVKTALAATNPAVRTAAIALLGVMFLYMGAPLRMFFEDEKPALLSQIDAEFEKMQGQSPPAPFRSKKSATEEEADDGDDQEEDGGAQDVMDLLPRTDISDKVTSDLVSKVGDKNWKIRKEGLDEVAAIISEAKFISANIGELPLALKGRLSDSNKILVQQSLTILQQLATAMGPGLKQHVKTLGIPVITVLGDSKPNVRAAAMATLQAWVEQTGMKEWLEGEDLSEELKRENPFLRQELLGWLAEKLPTLRTVPADLMLCVPHLFTCLEDRNGDVRKKAQDALPTFMMHLGYEKMNKATGKLKPASKDQVLTMLDKARAVMPAVPAAPAKAGGKLESRRAPSASRSPANEDTVDSRPEAKKVRAGTAPKKPPSPPEDSPPPSMDNKSNASKKPAGKGKAAAAGGQQAPAVKKQGAKTSKDDEDKSGPIFTLVPNAKEQRIKEEKQLKILKWNFMTPRDEYVEQLKAQMSTCFAKWLQDELFHFDFQRHVKAIGVMMERLESECEATIGCLDLILKWFTLRFFDTNTTVLMKVLEYLKLLFVTLDRENYHLTEYEANSFVPYLILKVGESKDVVRKDVRSILAMLCKVYPASKVFPFLMDGTKSKNSKQRAECLEELGCLIEGYGMNVCQPTAAKSLKEIAVHIGDRDTSVRNAALNTVVAVYNVCGEQVYKLIGNLSEKDMSMLEERIKRSAKKTPAAPAKQSAAEKPQREHAGNPNSTFLRKPAQEDPNKLNQARQNHSEASYPSIPKEFQLDLDMIEMDQSRVCDLPDLVQHKLDELLEPISLPEPKICSVTPHFDDLHNSTSSTINFVISQVASGDINTSIQALAQIDEVLRQEDKAEVMSGHIDQFLIAMFMQLRLIYSTHMADERLDKKDIFKLYSCIIGNMLSLFSMESLAREASMGVLKDLMHGLLTLTLDSRVEDIQDGQQLIRSLNLLVFQVLEKSDQTNITSALLVLLQDCLAVTAGPPMFSELVMKCLWRLIRFLPENINHINLDRILLDVHNFMKAFPRETVKQLKTDIPHRTIKTLLHTLCKLTGAKILDHLSMIENRNESELEAHLRRVVKHSGNLSGQKSDRGSEKSRGRTDERMSKAKVNDLLTEIFKKIGSKENTKEGLTELYEFKQKYTDADLEPFLKNTTQFFQNYVERGLRVIETEREGKTCVQSSAVIPQHAGDSNMSSSSSSEEFKPAVYYERLKILRQRQGLENTRSLGCSGDQEPQQRPPVSALLSSKPSVASSTDMLHSKLSQLKESRELHREEHGSSPHTRSSSPAANLDDLKKRLERIKSKRQ; this is encoded by the exons ATGGGGGACGACAGCGAGTGGATGAAGCTTCCCATCGACCAGAAATGTGAACACAAG GTTTGGAAAGCTCGACTGAACGGTTATGAAGAAGCTCTGAAGCTGTTCCAGAGGATAGAAGACGAGAAGAGTCCAGAGTGGGGGAAGTACCTCGGCCTGGTGAAGAAGTTTGTCACAGAGTCGAACGCCGTCGCTCAGTTGAAAGGCCTGGAGGCGGCGCTGGCCTTCGTGGAGAATGCTCACGTCGCCGGAAA GACGACCGGAGACGTGGTGTCTGGCGTGGTGACCAAGGTATTCAACCAGCCCAAAGCTCGCGCCAAAGAGCTGGGCATGGACATCTGCCTCATGTACGTGGAGATCGAGAAGGCGGAGGTGGTGCAAGACGAGCTGCTCAAAGGACTGGACAACAAGAACCCCAAAATAGTGGTGGCCTGTCTGGAGACACTGAGGAAAGCGCTCAG TGAGTTTGGCTCCAAGATTGTGACCTTGAAACCCGTGGTCAAGGTTCTGTCTAAACAGTTTGAGTCCAGAGAGAAGGCTGTGAGGGACGAGGCCAAGCTGCTGGCTATAGAGATCTACAAATGGATCCGTGATGCTCTGAGAGCTCCGCTACAGAATATCAACTCCGTTCAG ctgaaggagctggaggaggagtgggTCAAGCTGCCCTCCGCTCCTCCCAAGCAGAGCCGGTTCCTGCGCTCCCAGCAGGACCTGAAGGCcaagttccagcagcagcagcaggcacaAGGAGCCGACCAGTGCGATG GAGAcgacgatgaggaggaagtgGCTGCAGCAGTGGATCCATACGAGCTTCTGGAACCGGTGGAGATTCTCTCCAAGCTGCCCAAAGATTTCTATGAGAAAATC GAAGCCAAGAAGTggcaggagaggaaggaggcgcTGGAAGCTGTGGAGACTCTGACCAAGAATCCCAAACTAGAGAATGGAGAATATGGGGATCTGGTCAGAGCCCTGAAGAAG GTGGTGGGCAAAGACACCAACGTCATGCTGGTGACGCTGGCAGCCAAGTGCCTTGCTGCACTCGCCTCTGGCCTCAGAAAGAAGTTTGGATCGCATGCAGTGCAG GTGGTGCCCACTATTCTGGAGAAGTTCAAGGAGAAGAAGCCTCAGGTGGTTCAGGCTCTGCAAGAAGCCATCGATGCCATGTTTCACACA ACAACGTTGCAGAACCTCTCTGAGGACGTCCTGGCTGTGATGGACAATAAGAACCCCTCCATCAAGCAGCAGGCCTCTCTGTTCCTGGCCCGGTCCTTCAGACACTGCACCCAGGCCACTCTGCCCAAGAGCGTGCTCAAACCTCTGTGTGCCGCTCTCATCAAG CAAGTGAACGACTCTGCACCAGAGGTGCGCGACGCTGCGTTTGAAGCCTTGGGGACGGCCATGAAGGTGGTGGGAGAGAAAGCCGTCAACCCTTTCCTGAGTGATCTGGATAAACTCAAACTGGACAGA ATAAAAGAGtctgctgagaaggtggagCTCCCTGGAGGAAAgaaggcagcaggaggaggagacaagAAGCCGGCCGTCAAAGCCGCACCCCCTGCCGAGGCTCCTCCCAAGTCTTCTGCCCCGGCCaagaaagcagcaacagcagctccaGCCAAG ACGGCTGGTCCTCCTAAGAAAGGCAAAGCTGCTCCTGCGGCCAACGCCAAGAACAAGAAGTCCTCACCAGACAACAAGGAGATGGTTGAGCAGGAACTCACG GTGGAGGCGAGCGAGGAGTTGGCCGCTGGAGTTCTACCTGCGAATTGTCTGCAGATGCTTGAGTCCTCCCTCTGGAAGGAACGACTGGCCAGTATGGAGGACTTCAAGAGG GCTGTGGAGACCACGGAGAAATCTGCCATGCCGTGCCAGGCCTTGGTCCGGATGTTGGCCAAGAAACCAGGCTGGAAGGAAACCAACTTCCAG GTGATGCAGATGAAGCTGCACGTGGTTGCCTTGATCGCTCAGCGTGGCAACTTCTCCAAGACGTCTGCGTCCGTAGTCCTGGACGGACTGGTGGATAAAGTCGGTGACATCAAGTGCGGTGGGAACGCCAAGGAGGCTCTGACAGCCATCGGAGAAGCCTGCTCGCTCCCCTGGACCGCCGAACAG GTGGTGTCGCTAGCCTTTGCACAGAAGAACCCCAAAAACCAAGCGGAGAGCCTGAACTGGCTGGCTAACGCCATGAAGGAGTTTGGCTTCGCTGG CATTAACGTGAAGGCCTTCATCAACAACGTGAAGACGGCTCTGGCTGCTACCAACCCGGCTGTGCGCACGGCAGCCATCGCCCTGCTGGGGGTCATGTTCCTTTACATGGGTGCTCCACTTCGCATGTTCTTTGAGGACGAGAAGCCGGCGCTGCTGTCCCAGATAGACGCAGAGTTCGAGAAG ATGCAGGGCCAGTCTCCTCCGGCCCCCTTCAGGTCCAAGAAGTCTgccacagaggaggaggctgaCGATGGAGATGACCAGGAGGAGGACGGAGGAGCTCAAGACGTCATGGACCTCCTGCCCAGAACCGATATCAG TGACAAGGTCACATCCGACCTGGTGTCCAAGGTGGGCGACAAGAACTGGAAGATCCGGAAGGAGGGTCTGGACGAAGTGGCGGCCATCATCTCTGAGGCCAAGTTCATCAGTGCCAACATCGGCGAGCTGCCCCTTGCCCTGAAAGGACGACTCTCGGACTCAAACAAGATCTTG GTGCAGCAGAGCCTGAccatcctgcagcagctggcCACAGCGATGGGGCCAGGACTGAAGCAGCACGTCAAAACACTGGGCATCCCTGTCATCACCGTGCTGGGCGACAGCAAG CCAAACGTTCGAGCGGCTGCCATGGCAACGCTGCAGGCCTGGGTGGAGCAGACGGGGATGAAGGAGTGGCTGGAGGGTGAGGACTTGTCCGAGGAGCTGAAGAGGGAAAACCCCTTCCTTCGTCAGGAG CTCTTGGGCTGGCTGGCGGAGAAGCTGCCCACGCTGAGGACCGTGCCTGCAGACCTGATGctgtgtgtcccccacctcttCACCTGCCTGGAGGACCGAAACGGAGACGTGAGGAAGAAGGCTCAGGACGCTCTGCCCACCTTCATGATGCACCTGGGCTACGAGAAGATGAACAAGGCCACCGGCAAGCTGAAG cCGGCCTCCAAGGACCAGGTGCTCACCATGCTGGACAAGGCCCGGGCTGTGATGCCGGCCGTGCCGGCTGCTCCCGCCAAGGCTGGAGGGAAGCTGGAGTCCAGGCGAGCGCCGTCAG CCTCCCGGTCTCCAGCTAATGAGGACACTGTGGACAGCAGACCTGAAGCTAAGAAGGTGCGAGCGGGAACTGCCCCCAAGAAG cccccctcccctcccgaagattctccccctccctccatggACAACAAGAGTAATGCTAGTAAAAAGCCTGCCGGCAAAGGAAAGGCTGCTGCTGCGGGTGGTCAACAG GCACCTGCTGTCAAGAAGCAAGGAGCCAAAACCTCCAAGGACGATGAAGACAAGTCTGGTCCAATCTTCACTCTGGTGCCCAACGCTAAAGAGCAGAGGATcaaggaggagaagcagctgaag ATCCTGAAGTGGAACTTCATGACTCCCAGAGACGAATACGTGGAGCAGCTGAAGGCGCAGATGTCCACCTGCTTTGCCAAGTGGCTGCAAGACGAGCTGTTTCACTTCGACTTCCAGAGACACGTCAAAGCTATTGGCGTGATGATGGAG AGGCTGGAGAGCGAGTGCGAAGCCACCATCGGCTGCTTGGACCTGATTCTGAAGTGGTTCACGCTGCGCTTCTTTGacaccaacaccacagtccTGATGAAGGTGCTGGAGTACCTGAAGCTGCTCTTCGTCACACTGGACCGAGAGAACTACCATCTGACGGAGTACGAGGCCAACTCCTTTGTCCCCTACCTCATCCTCAAG GTGGGCGAGTCCAAGGATGTGGTGCGGAAGGACGTGCGGTCCATCCTGGCCATGCTGTGCAAGGTCTACCCCGCGTCCAAGGTCTTTCCTTTCCTCATGGACGGCACCAAGTCCAAGAATTCCAAGCAGAGAGCTG AGTGTCTGGAGGAGCTGGGCTGTCTGATCGAGGGCTACGGGATGAATGTGTGTCAGCCGACCGCAGCCAAGTCCCTGAAGGAGATTGCCGTCCACATCGGCGACCGAGACACCTCGGTGCGTAACGCTGCTCTCAACACCGTGGTGGCCGTCTACAATGTCTGCGGCGAGCAGGTCTACAAACTCATCGGAAAT ctgtCGGAGAAGGACATGAGCATGCTGGAGGAGCGGATCAAGCGCTCGGCCAAGAAGACTCCGGCGGCCCCGGCCAAACAGAGCGCCGCCGAGAAGCCGCAGCGGGAACATGCCGGGAACCCCAACTCCACCTTCCTCCGGAAACCTGCGCAGGAGGACCCCAACAAGCTGAA TCAAGCCCGGCAGAACCACAGCGAGGCCTCGTACCCGTCCATCCCCAAGGAGTTCCAGTTGGACCTGGACATGATCGAGATGGACCAGAGCCGAGTCTGCGACCTCCCTGACCTGGTCCAGCACAAACTGGACGAGCTGCTGGAGCCCATCAGTCTCCCGGAGCCCAA GATCTGCTCCGTCACGCCGCACTTCGACGACCTGCACAAcagcacctcctccaccatcaacTTCGTCATCTCCCAGGTGGCCAGCGGCGACATCAACACCAGCATCCAGGCTCTGGCTCAG ATCGACGAGGTGCTCCGCCAGGAGGACAAGGCCGAAGTCATGTCGGGCCACATCGACCAGTTCCTCATCGCCATGTTCATGCAGCTGCGGCTCATCTACAGCACGCACATGGCCGACGAGCGGCTGGACAAGAAGGACATCTTCAAGCTCTACAGCTGCATCATTGGCAACATGCTGTCG ctcttctccaTGGAGTCCCTGGCCCGGGAGGCCTCCATGGGCGTGCTGAAGGACCTGATGCACGGCCTCCTCACGCTGACCCTGGACAGCAGGGTGGAGGACATCCAGGATGGACAGCAGCTCATCAGGTCGCTCAACCTGCTGGTCTTCCAAGTGCTGGAGAAGTCTGACCAGACCAACATCACCAG CGCTCTGCTGGTCCTGCTCCAGGACTGTCTGGCCGTCACCGCCGGGCCGCCCATGTTCTCCGAGCTGGTCATGAAG TGCCTGTGGAGGCTGATCCGCTTCCTGCCCGAGAACATCAACCACATCAACCTGGACCGGATCCTGCTGGACGTCCACAACTTCATGAAGGCTTTTCCCCGGGAGACGGTGAAGCAGCTGAAGACCGACATCCCTCACCGGACCATCAAGACGCTGCTGCACACGCTGTGCAAGCTGACGGGGGCCAAG ATCCTGGACCACCTGTCCATGATCGAGAATCGGAACGAGTCCGAGTTGGAGGCGCACCTGAGGCGAGTGGTCAAACACTCGGGGAACCTGTCTGGCCAGAAGAGCGACCGCGGGAGTGAGAAGAGCCGCGGGCGGACG GACGAGCGCATGTCCAAGGCCAAGGTCAACGACCTCCTGACGGAGATCTTCAAGAAGATCGGCTCCAAGGAGAACACCAAAGAG GGTCTGACCGAGCTCTACGAGTTCAAGCAGAAGTACACGGACGCCGACCTGGAGCCCTTCCTCAAGAACACCACCCAGTTCTTCCAGAACTACGTGGAGCGAGGCCTCCGCGTCATCGAGACCGAGCGGGAGGGCAAGACCTGCgtccagagctcagcag TGATCCCGCAGCACGCCGGCGACTCcaacatgagcagcagcagcagcagcgaggaaTTCAAACCGGCCGTTTACTACGAGAGACTGAAGATCCTGCGGCAGAGGCAGGGACTGGAGAACACCCGG AGCCTGGGCTGCAGCGGCGACCAGGAGCCTCAGCAGCGCCCCCCCGTCTCCGCCCTGCTGTCCTCCAAGCCCAGCGTGGCATCGTCCACCGACATGCTGCACAGCAAGCTGTCGCAGCTGAAGGAGTCACGGGAGCTGCACCGCGAGGAGCACGGCTCCTCGCCGCACACGCGCTCGTCCTCGCCGGCCGCCAACCTGGACGACCTGAAGAAGCGTCTGGAGCGGATCAAGAGCAAGCGGCAGTAG